The following are encoded together in the Peromyscus leucopus breed LL Stock chromosome 1, UCI_PerLeu_2.1, whole genome shotgun sequence genome:
- the Rinl gene encoding ras and Rab interactor-like protein isoform X2 — MTLDLPEPVHPRLAWPLTDGAGKNSLGVLSTPEPLLRLQRTQRVWQVPELDAQHAKAFLELWPLGSFLVIGQDPSQVLMLKTGPSSGDVNTYPIHKFAGGVSLESSNLCMPDFPHLLAFLSASRDVLPRTLLLPTPPVGPGDKDTDPVRLGCIRVNTSGRVLSVVNQLYLETHGGWGTEQAPQQTEPETDQKHSPDPRKPTPHRVSWVEDPLKPEVHHTGQEVHHLGPDTHHLEVAEYRPGAEVSFPRPALVSVVEEQEEVGSDKHKDGEEGREDLLTDHIRALARARSSYVARQCRCLRARLTSNSGNPYRPGDPATELLQDIRQLLTDLQNYLAKDPDVRAVFGSREPRVPGDEDLGSAVEVALCRAVLEPLKPALWTKLRTLRAQELRLLRRRQIVLRAGAGPEGQHPAPALRSRIHARLAHLHAACVPRRKVALLLAVCSDVYAGLAGGENQEPLGADAFLPALTEELIWSPHIGETQLDVEFLMELLDPEELRGEAGYYLTTWFGALYHIAHYQPDSGRAPQGLSSEARDSLRQWHRRRTLHQQALPTAQANLPFEEPWAVEDQ; from the exons ATGACCCTTGACCTCCCGGAACCTGTACATCCCAGGTTGGCTTGGCCACTAACAGATGGAGCAGGCAAGAACTCACTTGGGGTCCTCAGTACCCCAGAGCCACTTCTTCGACTGCAGAGGACACAGAGGGTGTGGCAGGTCCCAGAGCTGGATGCTCAGCATGCCAAGGCCTTTTTGGagctgtggccactgggg AGCTTCCTGGTCATAGGACAAGATCCTAGCCAGGTCCTGATGCTGAAGACAGGGCCTTCATCAGGAGACGTCAACACCTATCCAATCCACAAGTTTGCTGGAG gtgtgtcccTGGAATCCTCCAACCTCTGCATGCCAGACTTTCCCCATCTCCTGGCCTTCCTGTCAGCCAGCAG GGACGTTTTGCCAAGGACACTGCTCTTGCCCACTCCACCTGTAGGGCCTGGAGACAAGGACACAG ATCCTGTGCGACTTGGCTGCATCCGGGTCAACACCTCAGGGAGGGTGCTGTCTGTAGTAAACCAGCTCTACCTGGAGACGCATGGAGGCTGGGGGACAGAGCAAGCTCCACAGCAAACAGAGCCAGAGACTGACCAGAAACACAGTCCAG ACCCTAGGAAGCCCACCCCACATCGGGTCTCCTGGGTGGAAGACCCACTGAAGCCGGAAGTGCACCACACTGGACAGGAAGTGCACCATCTTGGACCAGACACTCACCACCTTGAAGTGGCAGAGTACCGTCCTGGAGCGGAAGTGTCCTTTCCTAGGCCTGCTCTAGTTAGTGTggtggaagagcaggaggaagtggGCAGTGACAAGCACAAAGATGGAGAGGAAGGCCGCGAGGACCTGCTCACTGACCACATCCGTGCTCTGGCCAGGGCCCGGAGCAGCTATGTAGCCAGGCAGTGCCGTTGCCTTCGGGCACGGCTCACCTCAAATTCTGGAAATCCCTACAGGCCCGGGGACCCGGCCACGGAGCTGCTTCAGGATATACGCCAGCTCCTCACTGATCTCCAGAATTACCTGGCAAAGGACCCCGACGTCAGAGCTGTCTTTGGGAGCAGGGAACCTAGGGTCCCTGGGGACGAAGATCTTG GCTCCGCTGTGGAAGTGGCCCTCTGTCGGGCAGTTCTGGAGCCCCTGAAGCCGGCCCTGTGGACCAAACTCCGAACTCTCAGAGCCCAGGAACTGCGGCTACTGCGCCGGCGCCAAATAGTCTTGAGGGCGGGGGCAGGGCCCGAGGGACAGCACCCTGCCCCAGCCTTGCGGAGCCGGATCCACGCGCGCCTCGCGCACCTGCACGCCGCCTGCGTCCCGCGCCGCAAGGTGGCGCTGCTGCTGGCGGTATGCAGCGACGTCTACGCGGGCCTGGCCGGTGGCGAGAATCAAG AGCCCCTAGGGGCCGACGCCTTTTTGCCCGCCCTGACCGAGGAGCTGATCTGGAGTCCACACATAGGGGAGACACAGCTGGACGTGGAGTTTCTTATGGAGCTCTTGGATCCAGAGGAGCTGCGGGGAGAAG CTGGCTATTATCTTACCACGTGGTTCGGGGCTCTTTACCACATTGCTCACTACCAGCCCGACTCTGGCCGTGCACCCCAGGGGCTCAGCTCGGAGGCCCGGGATTCCCTGCGCCAGTGGCACCGAAGGCGGACGCTGCACCAGCAAGCCCTGCCCACAGCCCAG gccaacctgcCCTTTGAGGAGCCCTGGGCAGTAGAGGACCAGTGA
- the Rinl gene encoding ras and Rab interactor-like protein isoform X1: MRASSPESTFASCCSGSPRNSPCPSWSSLESSLPPCQRPEHGLLVPGNMRIVQPEDMVSAAPTERDRLAWPLTDGAGKNSLGVLSTPEPLLRLQRTQRVWQVPELDAQHAKAFLELWPLGSFLVIGQDPSQVLMLKTGPSSGDVNTYPIHKFAGGVSLESSNLCMPDFPHLLAFLSASRDVLPRTLLLPTPPVGPGDKDTDPVRLGCIRVNTSGRVLSVVNQLYLETHGGWGTEQAPQQTEPETDQKHSPDPRKPTPHRVSWVEDPLKPEVHHTGQEVHHLGPDTHHLEVAEYRPGAEVSFPRPALVSVVEEQEEVGSDKHKDGEEGREDLLTDHIRALARARSSYVARQCRCLRARLTSNSGNPYRPGDPATELLQDIRQLLTDLQNYLAKDPDVRAVFGSREPRVPGDEDLGSAVEVALCRAVLEPLKPALWTKLRTLRAQELRLLRRRQIVLRAGAGPEGQHPAPALRSRIHARLAHLHAACVPRRKVALLLAVCSDVYAGLAGGENQEPLGADAFLPALTEELIWSPHIGETQLDVEFLMELLDPEELRGEAGYYLTTWFGALYHIAHYQPDSGRAPQGLSSEARDSLRQWHRRRTLHQQALPTAQANLPFEEPWAVEDQ; this comes from the exons GagcatggcttactggtacctggCAACATGAGGATTGTCCAGCCGGAGGACATGGTGTCTGCAGCCCCTACTGAAAGGGACAG GTTGGCTTGGCCACTAACAGATGGAGCAGGCAAGAACTCACTTGGGGTCCTCAGTACCCCAGAGCCACTTCTTCGACTGCAGAGGACACAGAGGGTGTGGCAGGTCCCAGAGCTGGATGCTCAGCATGCCAAGGCCTTTTTGGagctgtggccactgggg AGCTTCCTGGTCATAGGACAAGATCCTAGCCAGGTCCTGATGCTGAAGACAGGGCCTTCATCAGGAGACGTCAACACCTATCCAATCCACAAGTTTGCTGGAG gtgtgtcccTGGAATCCTCCAACCTCTGCATGCCAGACTTTCCCCATCTCCTGGCCTTCCTGTCAGCCAGCAG GGACGTTTTGCCAAGGACACTGCTCTTGCCCACTCCACCTGTAGGGCCTGGAGACAAGGACACAG ATCCTGTGCGACTTGGCTGCATCCGGGTCAACACCTCAGGGAGGGTGCTGTCTGTAGTAAACCAGCTCTACCTGGAGACGCATGGAGGCTGGGGGACAGAGCAAGCTCCACAGCAAACAGAGCCAGAGACTGACCAGAAACACAGTCCAG ACCCTAGGAAGCCCACCCCACATCGGGTCTCCTGGGTGGAAGACCCACTGAAGCCGGAAGTGCACCACACTGGACAGGAAGTGCACCATCTTGGACCAGACACTCACCACCTTGAAGTGGCAGAGTACCGTCCTGGAGCGGAAGTGTCCTTTCCTAGGCCTGCTCTAGTTAGTGTggtggaagagcaggaggaagtggGCAGTGACAAGCACAAAGATGGAGAGGAAGGCCGCGAGGACCTGCTCACTGACCACATCCGTGCTCTGGCCAGGGCCCGGAGCAGCTATGTAGCCAGGCAGTGCCGTTGCCTTCGGGCACGGCTCACCTCAAATTCTGGAAATCCCTACAGGCCCGGGGACCCGGCCACGGAGCTGCTTCAGGATATACGCCAGCTCCTCACTGATCTCCAGAATTACCTGGCAAAGGACCCCGACGTCAGAGCTGTCTTTGGGAGCAGGGAACCTAGGGTCCCTGGGGACGAAGATCTTG GCTCCGCTGTGGAAGTGGCCCTCTGTCGGGCAGTTCTGGAGCCCCTGAAGCCGGCCCTGTGGACCAAACTCCGAACTCTCAGAGCCCAGGAACTGCGGCTACTGCGCCGGCGCCAAATAGTCTTGAGGGCGGGGGCAGGGCCCGAGGGACAGCACCCTGCCCCAGCCTTGCGGAGCCGGATCCACGCGCGCCTCGCGCACCTGCACGCCGCCTGCGTCCCGCGCCGCAAGGTGGCGCTGCTGCTGGCGGTATGCAGCGACGTCTACGCGGGCCTGGCCGGTGGCGAGAATCAAG AGCCCCTAGGGGCCGACGCCTTTTTGCCCGCCCTGACCGAGGAGCTGATCTGGAGTCCACACATAGGGGAGACACAGCTGGACGTGGAGTTTCTTATGGAGCTCTTGGATCCAGAGGAGCTGCGGGGAGAAG CTGGCTATTATCTTACCACGTGGTTCGGGGCTCTTTACCACATTGCTCACTACCAGCCCGACTCTGGCCGTGCACCCCAGGGGCTCAGCTCGGAGGCCCGGGATTCCCTGCGCCAGTGGCACCGAAGGCGGACGCTGCACCAGCAAGCCCTGCCCACAGCCCAG gccaacctgcCCTTTGAGGAGCCCTGGGCAGTAGAGGACCAGTGA